One Acidimicrobiales bacterium genomic window carries:
- a CDS encoding haloalkane dehalogenase: MDTVRTPDHRFTDLPGYPFEPHYAEIPDGDGGTLRVHYLDEGLSNGPVVLLMHGEPSWSYLYRGMIPPLVSAGYRVIAPDLVGFGRSDKPTEMTDYSYARHVVWASSLIFDHLDLQDITFFGQDWGGLIGLRLVADQPDRYERVAIGNTGLPTGEGGSEAFMAWQKFSQESPVFPIGKLVNGACISDLSDEVIAAYDAPFPDDSYKAGARIFPSLVPTNSDDPEASANKAAWKVLEQFERPFLVAFSDLDPVTKGGETPFLARVPGAQGQPHTTIEGAGHFLQEDQGPLLAALLVDFMAS; this comes from the coding sequence ATGGACACTGTTCGAACGCCCGATCACCGATTTACCGATCTACCCGGTTACCCGTTTGAACCGCACTACGCCGAAATACCTGATGGCGACGGTGGAACGTTGAGGGTCCACTACCTAGACGAAGGCCTGTCCAACGGTCCCGTCGTGTTGCTGATGCACGGAGAGCCATCGTGGAGCTACCTCTATCGCGGCATGATCCCGCCGCTGGTCTCCGCCGGTTACCGGGTAATCGCTCCCGACCTCGTCGGCTTCGGCCGTAGTGACAAGCCGACGGAGATGACCGACTACAGCTACGCCCGTCACGTCGTCTGGGCCTCGTCGCTCATCTTCGACCATCTCGATCTGCAGGACATCACCTTCTTCGGCCAGGACTGGGGCGGCCTCATTGGCCTACGGCTGGTGGCCGACCAACCCGACCGATACGAACGCGTGGCCATTGGCAACACGGGTCTACCAACCGGTGAAGGCGGGTCGGAAGCCTTCATGGCCTGGCAGAAGTTCTCCCAGGAATCACCGGTGTTCCCCATTGGGAAACTCGTCAACGGCGCATGTATCAGCGACCTGTCAGATGAAGTCATCGCTGCCTACGACGCCCCTTTCCCCGACGATTCCTACAAGGCCGGAGCCCGGATCTTTCCGTCTCTTGTGCCCACCAACTCCGACGACCCGGAAGCATCCGCCAACAAGGCGGCGTGGAAGGTGCTCGAACAGTTCGAAAGGCCGTTCCTGGTTGCGTTCAGTGACCTCGATCCGGTGACCAAGGGCGGCGAAACTCCCTTCCTGGCCAGAGTTCCTGGAGCCCAAGGCCAACCGCACACGACAATCGAGGGCGCAGGTCACTTCCTCCAAGAAGACCAGGGACCGCTGCTGGCTGCACTGCTCGTCGACTTCATGGCCTCATGA
- a CDS encoding SRPBCC family protein, with the protein MTTIQRSRLVDAAPTEVWKVLSEFEAISSWAPNVEHSCFLTEGASDVGTTRRVQVGRSALIETVVEWEEPHTLSYSLKGIPPVIRSATNTWRLEPTEDGTKVRLTTDIDAGPRPPQKLIARIVGRRLGAASDEMLSGLVAHLGRRGQRP; encoded by the coding sequence ATGACCACTATCCAGCGGTCCCGTCTCGTCGATGCCGCACCGACCGAGGTCTGGAAGGTGCTGTCCGAGTTCGAGGCCATAAGTTCGTGGGCGCCCAACGTCGAACACTCATGCTTCCTCACCGAGGGAGCATCCGATGTCGGTACAACTCGTCGTGTGCAGGTTGGTCGATCAGCTCTCATAGAGACGGTCGTTGAGTGGGAGGAGCCACACACCTTGTCGTACTCCCTCAAAGGAATCCCACCAGTGATCCGCTCGGCTACCAACACCTGGCGGCTCGAACCAACCGAAGACGGAACGAAGGTGAGGCTGACCACCGACATTGATGCCGGCCCGCGACCCCCACAGAAGTTGATCGCACGCATTGTCGGACGCAGGCTCGGGGCGGCATCCGACGAGATGCTCTCAGGGCTCGTAGCCCATTTGGGTCGGAGAGGGCAGCGGCCATGA